The following proteins are co-located in the Cutaneotrichosporon cavernicola HIS019 DNA, chromosome: 3 genome:
- a CDS encoding uncharacterized protein (3-hydroxyacyl-[acyl-carrier-protein] dehydratase activity): protein MMLRQTLVRLPRPAVAHARAMSSIPANVQKWIDDAKSRPPQVDVDVIEAGRAAKLRTTLPLQNEAAGLAEEGGFLPKGDNLIYWQPSAFMDQLAADGTSTEYNAPEPYSRRMWAAGSWEWRRDAGLTVGGKVCQSTIIKDAEVKGPMMFVYTQRDLYDSEKPEGDWAIRETRTHVFFPDVKKSEEGTNKPKKKPMASDMPDPAYEHVYTPTSPLLFRYSAMTWNAHKIHYDLDWTRQVEGHPDLVVHGPLTAQLLVETAKNAADDVAGILKKFEYRATHPMYVNKPIKLRAAWLGPRGSKLLLWAEQDGVVGMKGTADIDAVL from the exons ATGATGCTTCGCCAGACCCTCGTCCGCCTACCGCGGCCAGCGGTtgcgcacgcgcgcgccatgTCCTCCATTCCGGCCAACGTGCAGAAGTGGATCGACGATGCCAAGTCGCGTCCCCCAcaagtcgacgtcgacgtgaTCGAGGCAGGGCGCGCAGCCAAGCTCCGCACCACGCTGCCGCTGCAGAACGAGGCTGCCGGACTggctgaggagggcggcTTCCTTCCTAAGGGCGACAACCTGATCTACTGGCAGCCCAGCGCGTTCATGGAccagctcgcggccgacggCACCTCGACG GAATACAATGCGCCCGAGCCGTACTCCCGCCGCATGTGGGCTGCGGGGTCTTGGGAGTGGCGCCGTGACGCTGGACTCACAGTTGGCGGCAAGGTGTGTCAGTCGACGATCATCAAGGatgccgaggtcaagggcCCCATGATGTTTGTATACACACAGCGCGACCTGTACGACTCGGAGAAGCCCGAGGGCGACTGGGCAATCCGCGAGACGCGCACCCACGTCTTCTTCCCCGACGTGAagaagagcgaggaggggacgaacaagccgaagaagaagccTATGG cctcGGACATGCCTGACCCTGCCTACGAGCACGTGTACACTCCTACGTCGCCGCTGCTGTTCCGGTACAGTGCAATGACCTGGAACGCGCACAAGATCCACTACGACTTGGACTGGACACGCCAGGTCGAGGGCCACCCCGACCTGGTTGTTCATGGCCCGCTCACGGCGCagctgctcgtcgagaCCGCCAAAAACGCGGCTGACGATGTGGCTGGCATTCTGAAAAAGTTCGAGTACCGCGCCACGCATCCGATGTACGTCAACAAGCCGATCAAGCTTAGGGCTGCGTGGTTGGGCCCCCGAGGGTCCAAGCTCTTGCTCTGGGCCGAGCAGGACGGCGTTGTGGGTATGAAGGGGACAGCGGACATTGACGCCGTGTTGTAG
- a CDS encoding uncharacterized protein (Rtr1/RPAP2 family): MDPASTSAVPAGAQPPRPRRPPSRSPSKQPLPPASKPSPPPPSRTLKQSPPPPSRTLKQPMTLRVTEASEAEAGAGDKAELRRAFEKRVQYARRAEKWADRAMEQVLDRDTFVKALSYLHCASYLEVQHERHLNGLCAYTPCGRGPAAAYRSGKRFVVSTASRTITEKDGNDDQAFCGRKCAARSWYVLQQLGTAAAWLGPGEKVTLLEEKEDNGEVVWGGKKGDVMSWVKREEEKKKREEEEEEEEKKEETGVGALLAGLTIVERATPKTPPAAPRLNVPSLPVLPGVPVAVSGSGQLAGLPLPLPGGEVQVSSPLFSKNSSLLSKEELANSAAVSRRAGSSLLSTEHAGLATSVINASRKMAVVEPSDDSEEEEEEWAKAMGWGSGPEVDALFAVAAESRKLMQDSEGTAEQSTPAAASGQ, from the exons ATGGACCcagcctcaacctcggccgtgCCGGCCGGCGCacagccgccgcgcccacgTCGACCGCCGTCCAGGTCGCCATCCAAGCAACCTCTCCCACCCGCATCCAAGCCATCTCCCCCCCCACCCAGCCGCACCCTCAAGCAATCTCCCCCGCCACCCAGCCGCACCCTCAAACAGCCGATGACGTTGCGCGTCACCGAGGCGTCTGAAGCTGAGGCGGGGGCGGGAgacaaggccgagctccgGAGAGCATTCGAGAAGCGCGTCCAGTATGCGCGCCGGGCTGAGAAATGGGCCGACCGCGCTATGGAACAGGTGTTGGATCGCGACACGTTTGTCAAGGCT CTCTCATACCTCCACTGCGCATCGTATCTCGAAGTACAACACGAGCGCCACCTCAATGGTCTGTGCGCGTACACGCCctgcggccgaggccccgccgccgcgtaTCGGAGCGGCAAGCGATTCGTCGTCTCAACCGCATCACGCACCATTACCGAGAAGGACGGTAATGACGACCAGGCGTTCTGCGGCCGGAAATGTGCTGCTCGGTCATGGTATGTTCTGCAACAATTGGGGACGGCTGCCGCCTGGCTAGGCCCAGGTGAAAAGGTCACCTTGttggaggagaaggaggatAACGGAGAGGTGGTGTGGGGCGGCAAGAAGGGAGATGTGATGAGTTGGGTCAAgcgagaagaggagaagaagaagagagaggaggaggaagaggaggaggagaagaaggaggagacgggaGTGGGCGCACTCCTCGCGGGGCTGACAATTGTCGAGCGCGCAACGCCCAAGACGCCACCAGCGGCGCCTCGACTTAATGTTCCCAGCCTCCCTGTCCTACCGGGTGTCCCAGTGGCCGTTAGCGGATCAGGCCAACTGGCTGgcctcccactccccctTCCCGGTGGGGAGGTGCAGGTGTCCTCGCCTCTGTTCTCGAAGAACTCGTCTCTGTTATCGAAAGAGGAGCTCGCGAACAGTGCCGCCGtgtcgcgtcgcgctggctcgtccctcctctccactgAACACGCGGGCCTCGCTACGAGCGTGATCAATGCGTCGCGCAAGATGGCCGTCGTTGAGCCcagcgacgacagcgaagaggaagaggaggagtgggccAAGGCTATGGGGTGGGGATCTGggcccgaggtcgacgcgcttTTCGCCGTTGCCGCCGAGTCGCGCAAGTTGATGCAGGACAGCGAGGGCACAGCGGAGCAAAGCACACCAGCCGCGGCATCTGGTCAGTAG
- a CDS encoding uncharacterized protein (WD domain, G-beta repeat), producing MAGFGNGFSNGNGGHTNHPAAQQAPPVKVQPLLCSGHTRPVVHLQLQDGTYLLISACKDGNPMLRSWLGDWIGTFIGHKGAVWSTKISLDTSRAATGSADFSAKIWDTNTGEALHSFSHNHIVRTVALNPQIQPQYLLTGGNEKKIRLFDLNRTDAQPLILGSNPDGLSCSGVVRSIVWDEGQGGAVGVSAAEDGKVRWWDLRTLSQIDEVDVGVPISSMELAHGGGTLSVAAGKSVHFLDVMRQHPPVSIQMPHEVTSASLHPFMRDRFVAGSSADPWVRVYDLDSGAEREVYKGHHGPVLCASYSPDGEVYASGSEDGTIRLWQTTPGKSYGLWQTQE from the exons ATGGCTGGATTCGGCAATGGCTTCTCTAACGGCAATGGCGGCCACACCAACCACCCCGCTGCCCAGCAGGCGCCCCCGGTGAAGGTCCAACCCCTCCTGTGTTCTGGCCATACCCGACCTGTCGTCCACCTCCA ACTCCAGGACGGCACATATCTGCTCATCTCGGCATGCAAGGACGGCAACCCCATGTTACGGTCCTGGTTGGGTGACTGGATCGGCACCTTCATCG GCCACAAGGGCGCTGTCTGGTCGACTAAGATTTCCCTTGacacctcgcgcgcggcaaCTGGGTCCGCCGACTTCTCGGC AAAAATCTGGGACACGAACACTGGCGAAGCCCTCCACAGCTTCTCGCACAACCACATTGTGCGCACTGTCGCGCTCAACCCTCAGATTCAGCCCCAGTACCTCCTGACT ggTGGCAACGAGAAGAAGATCCGCTTGTTCGACCTCAACCGCACGGATGCCCAGCCCCTAATCCTCGGCAGCAACCCTGACGGTCTCTCCTGTTCAGGTGTCGTGCGGAGTATTGTTTGGGACGAGGGCCAGGGCGGCGCCGTCGGTgtcagcgccgccgaggacggcaaggtccG CTGGTGGGACCTGCGCACCCTCTCGCagatcgacgaggtcgacgtcggtgtgcccatctcgtcgatggAGCTCGcccacggcggcggcacgctCTCTGTCGCTGCTGGCAAGAGTGTGCACTTCCTCGATGTCATGCGCCAGCACCCCCCGGTGTCGATCCAGATGCCGCATGAGGTGACATCCGCGTCGCTCCATCCTTTCATGCGCGACCGCTTTGTCGCCGGCTCATCTGCCGACCCCTGGGTCCGTGTCTacgacctcgactcgggtgccgagcgcgaggtgtACAAGGGCCACCACGGCCCTGTGCTCTGTGCGTCGTACTCTCCTGACGGCGAAGTCTACGCGTCAGGCAGCGAAGACGGCACGATCCGCCTCTGGCAGACGACGCCTGGCAAGTCGTATGGCCTCTGGCAGACGCAGGAGTAG
- a CDS encoding uncharacterized protein (Mannosyltransferase putative) encodes MIPPILRRLLTTPLGIILVVLSTLSLISMIALHGPTRDKLVLSLPDSWLLFESNLLDAPLPMAYDAYFPDKQLPRSLRRRELAPLTDRLVKFLHRPALNYDEAVGANHAACPLHVLAQLTSPQQLEDHRGFWNAIDSNQIAHRRAELVSFLAKNAKTGRKVLGTTIKGPITRGIVLTAGNGDTVLRVVMLLKHLKRIGNTLPVEVVHFPDELNDRKYRRQLQDLGAKLIKVRGVVKTPGMWKNYQIKAMAMIQTSFTEMVYLDSDNVPLRTLEHLFDAPLYVENGRAAFWPDIKKDHADNAIWRIVGDTCTLKEWTFESGQIVFDKRGNDGNNLAALWIAAAMLDKNDFWYGLCGGDKDTYRWAFRMLDIPYAPAPRWVSALGIQNEFDNNKFCGQYVFPSTLANESTMLQYDLVTPEGADRPQALFVHANLLKHLDGRLERGKVFSYVKHMALDAYDEETLNHVFFYVYHGKERGMCTDMFLHDEAASLMDADKLAVQRPVVVSAKDVPELEGFEDAWWEAGGRVGGW; translated from the coding sequence ATGATCCCCCCAATCCTCCGGCGGCTGCTCACGACGCCGCTGGgcatcatcctcgtcgtactCTCAACCCTCAGCCTAATCTCCATGATAGCATTACACGGACCCACGcgcgacaagctcgtctTGTCCCTCCCCGACAGCTGGCTGCTCTTCGAGTCCAATCTACTGGACGCGCCGCTGCCCATGGCCTACGACGCCTACTTTCCCGACAAGCAACTACCGCGGTCCcttcggcggcgcgagttGGCGCCGCTGACTGACCGCCTTGTCAAGTTCCTGCATCGCCCAGCGCTCAActacgacgaggcggtcggGGCGAACCACGCCGCATGCCCGCTCCacgtcctcgcgcagctgaCGAGCCCGCAACAACTGGAAGACCACCGCGGCTTCTGGAACGCGATTGATTCAAACCAGATTGCacaccgccgcgccgagctcgtctccttcctcgccaagaaCGCCAAGACGGGCAGGAAAGTGCTCGGCACCACAATAAAGGGCCCAATCACGCGCGGTATTGTTCTCACCGCCGGGAACGGTGATACGGTGCTCCGCGTCGTTATGTTGCTCAAGCACCTCAAGAGAATTGGGAACACTTTGCCTGTCGAAGTCGTGCATTTccccgacgagctcaaTGATCGCAAGTACCGCCGCCAGCTGCAAGATCTCGGCGCAAAACTCATCAAGGTGCGGGGGGTTGTCAAGACACCTGGGATGTGGAAGAATTACCAGATCAAGGCCATGGCCATGATCCAGACCTCGTTCACCGAGATGGTGTACCTCGACAGTGACAATGTTCCCCTCCGGACACTTGAGCACCTCTTCGATGCACCGCTCTATGTCGAGAATGGACGGGCGGCGTTCTGGCCCGATATCAAGAAGGACCACGCGGATAATGCCATCTGGCGCATCGTGGGCGATACATGTACCCTCAAAGAGTGGACTTTTGAGAGCGGGCAGATCGTGTTCGACAAGCGGGGCAACGACGGAAACAATCTCGCGGCACTCTGGATCGCCGCGGCCATGCTGGACAAGAACGACTTCTGGTACGGTCTCTGCGGAGGCGACAAGGACACGTACCGCTGGGCCTTCCGCATGCTTGATATTCCCTATGCCCCGGCTCCGCGATGGGTTTCGGCGCTGGGCATCCAGAACGAGTTTGACAATAACAAGTTCTGTGGACAGTACGTTTTCCCCTCTACATTGGCTAACGAAAGTACAATGCTACAATACGACCTTGTTACGCCAGAAGGAGCGGACCGACCACAAGCCCTCTTTGTACacgccaacctcctcaaACACCTTGATGGgcggctcgagcgcggcaaggTCTTCTCCTACGTCAAGCATATGGCGCTCGATGCTTATGATGAGGAGACGCTCAACCATGTCTTCTTCTATGTTTATCATGGTAAGGAGAGGGGAATGTGTACCGACATGTTTTTGCATGATGAAGCGGCCAGTTTGATGGATGCGGACAAGCTTGCGGTACAAAGACCGGTCGTCGTTTCGGCCAAGGATGTGCCGGAGCTCGAAGGGTTCGAGGACGCCTGGTGGGAGGCCGGGGGACGGGTTGGAGGTTGGTAG
- the smd1 gene encoding uncharacterized protein (snRNP Sm proteins), with product MKLVRFLMKLNNETVTIELKNGTVLHGTITSVDPQMNTHLKSVKLTTRNQPPGTPNVHLDSIAIRGNNVRYYILPDSLPLDTLLVDDAPRAKKRKEGAAAARGRGGPRGGRGRGGPPRGRGRGRGF from the exons ATGAAGCTCGTCAG gtTCTTGATGAAGCTCAACAACGAGACGGTCACGAtcgagctcaagaacgGGACAGTCCTCCATGGCACCATCACTT CCGTCGACCCGCAGATGAACACGCACCTGAAGAGTGTCAAGCTCACGACGCGCAACCAGCCTCCCGGCACGCCCAACGTGCACCTCGACAGCATTGCGATCCGTGGTAACAACGTGCGGTACTACATCCTCCCGGACTCGCTTCCTCTCGACACTCTGCTGGTTGACGACGCTCCTCGtgccaagaagcgcaaggaagGAGCGGCTGCCGCCcgtgggcgtggtggtCCTCGGGGGGGTcgtgggcgtggtgggCCGCCTCGTGGGCGTGGACGTGGGCGCGGCTTCTAG
- the DUS3 gene encoding uncharacterized protein (Catalyzes the synthesis of dihydrouridine, a modified base found in the D-loop of most tRNAs. Specifically modifies U47 in cytoplasmic tRNAs) — MTDTDIKVPKPIDDRDRGRMAGIAPVKAEYLIPADTTILVRSAPDDDAAEAAKDCRSGGDEKRQKTKGGWKARTKGQKPLLTGERSVRMCSGWEKTGKCPFGDQCKYAHSWDAYFAVKPVDIHYVRGTLSDEVTERVVGGEDPIGTKIDLATTCPVFAELGYCTFGWRCRFLGGHVKRAEGEEDNLTRVGGWELLGFPDMEGSREGRNAEVNWAKIDVLSSLQKSKYEYEFSPKYLAVVEPNKTFGRKPKKQPKKKRGPVNEEDAMNGEAEVTVQAPTEEEAMNEEEAANGEANGEQKGFVPGQAEAMDVPLRPEEKRRLNWDNGLYLAPLTTVGNLPFRRVCTDYGATITISEMALAEQIVQGKNEEWALVRRHESEKMFGVQLAGGWPNRMVPAAEVLARELGPSGIDFVDINMGCPIDLLFKQGAGSALMDNARRLGKICVGMNRALGEIPLTVKFRTGVANNHPIAHKLIPRFANEWGASAMTLHGRSRQQRYTKLADWAYIRKCVDVLRESTADAGLPPIPIFGNGDCYSAQSYWEEKEASGVDGVMVARGALIKPWLFTEIAERREWDISATERLEGIRKFAEYGLSHWGADTQGVNTTRRFLCEALSFQSRYIPIGLLERLPPMLNERPPAYRGRNELETLLGSSFVGDWVKISEMFLGPAGDDFNFQPKHKSNAYGSEEAQVIRTQGRWPRPGELTLNPDREADVRQFGSLGLINLHGKTVEMLGYGHIEGGAARLLHAFGCQILAANTASKKSGCHGYIIPGKGDVEGDIPTAWYSTQDPSSFKTFLSRSDILVGSLPSTPATRGMLTREHLAQLPPRALFINVRPGDLVFSDAILAALDAENGLFGAGLDVTDPEPLPAGHALFTHPRAVITPHSSADVEGYYDAGGELRVENIENMRRGGTPYNVVDPVKGY, encoded by the exons ATGACAGACACCGACATCAAGGTCCCAAAGCCAatcgacgaccgcgaccgcggaAGGATGGCCGGAATCGCGCcggtcaaggccga gtaCCTCATCCCTGCCGACACGACCATCCTCGTTCGCTCGGcgccagacgacgacgcagccgaggcggccaaggactGCCGCtccggcggcgacgagaagcgccAGAAGACCAAGGGCGGGTGGAAGGCGCGCACCAAGGGCCAGAAACCGTTGCTCACGGGCGAGCGTTCTGTGCGCATGTGCAGCGGATGGGAGAAGACGGGCAAGTGTCCTTTCGGCGACCAGTGCAAGTACGCGCATTCATGGGACGCGTACTTTGCCGTCAAGCCGGTGGATATCCACTACGTCCGGGGTACATTATCCGATGAGGTGACTGAgcgggtggtgggaggtgaggaTCCGATCGGCACCAAAATCGACCTCGCCACAACGTGCCCGGTCttcgccgagctcgggtACTGCACCTTTGGGTGGCGGTGTCGTTTCCTCGGTGGACATGTTAAGCGGGctgagggagaggaggacaaCTTGACCCGCGTTGGGGGTTGGGAGCTCCTCGGCTTCCCGGACATGGAGGGAAGTCGGGAGGGTCGaaacgccgaggtcaacTGGGCCAAGATTGACGTGCTGTCCTCGCTACAGAAGAGCAAG TACGAGTACGAGTTCTCGCCAAAGTACCTTGCGGTAGTAGAGCCCAACAAGACGTTTGGGCGTAAGCCGAAGAAGCAGCCCAAAAAGAAGAGGGGGCCGGTTAACGAAGAGGACGCGATGAACGGGGAGGCAGAGGTGACCGTCCAAGCGCCcacagaggaggaggcgatgaacgaggaggaggcagcCAACGGCGAGGCAAACGGCGAACAGAAGGGCTTCGTCCCCGGCCAAGCCGAGGCGATGGACGTGCCACTCCGgcccgaggagaagcgccgcCTGAACTGGGACAACGGGCTGTACCTCGCCCCGCTGACAACTGTCGGCAACCTC CCATTCCGCCGCGTGTGTACCGACTACGGCGCGACGATTACTATCTCGGAGATGGCGCTCGCGGAGCAGATTGTGCAGGGCAAGAATGAGGAGTGGGCACTGGTGCGCCGGCATGAGAGCGAGAAGATGTTTGGTGTGCAGCTCGCCGGTGGATGGCCGAACCGCATGGTACCTGCTGCCGAGGTGCTTGCGCGCGAACTCGGGCCCAGCGGCATCGACTTTGTGGACATCAACATGGGGTGTCCCATCGACCTGCTCTTCAAGCAGGGCGCGGGGAGTGCCT TGATGGACAACGCCAGGCGGCTCGGCAAGATCTGCGTCGGGATGAACCGTGCTCTCGGAGAGA tccCGCTTACTGTTAAATTC cgcACTGGCGTTGCGAACAACCACCCGATCGCTCACAAGCTCATTCCGCGCTTCGCGAACGAGTGGGGCGCAAGTGCCATGACC ctgCACGGCCGCTCGCGTCAGCAGCGATACACCAAGCTCGCGGATTGGGCATACATTCGGAAGTGTGTGGACGTGTTGCGCGAGAGCACGGCGGACGCTGGCCTCCCCCCCATCCCAATCTTCGGGAACGGCGACTGCTACTCGGCCCAGAGCTActgggaggagaaggaggcgagTGGTGTCGACGGCGTGATGGTCGCCCGCGGTGCGCTCATCAAGCCTTGGCTGTTCACGGAGATTgccgagcggcgcgagtggGACATCTCGGCCACCGAGAGGCTGGAGGGCATTCGCAAG TTCGCCGAGTACGGTCTGTCGCACTGGGGCGCAGACACACAGGGCGTCAACACGACGCGCCGGTTCCTGTGCGAGGCGCTCAGCTTCCAGAGCCGCTACATCCCGATCgggctgctcgagcgcttGCCACCCATGCTCAACGAGCGGCCACCTGCGTATCGGGGACGCAACGAGCTGGAAACGCTGCTCGGTTCGAGCTTTGTTGGCGACTGGGTCAAGATCTCGGAGATGTTCCTCGGCCCGGCTGGCGACGACTTCAACTTCCAGCCAAAGCACAAGAGTAATGCTTATGGTAGTGAAGAGGCGCAGG TTATCAGGACACAGGGCCGCTGGCCGCGACCCGGCGAGCTCaccctcaaccccgacaGGGAGGCTGATGTACGCCAGTTCGGTTCGCTCGGACTTATCAACCTCCATGGCAAGACGGTTGAGATGCTGGGTTATGGGCATATTGAGGGCGGGGCAGCGAGATTGCTCCATGCTTTTGGGTGTCAGATCCTCGCAGCTAATACGGCGAGCAAGAAGTCCGGATGCCATGGGTATATCATTCCGGGAAAGGGAGATGTTGAGG GCGACATCCCGACCGCTTGGTACTCGACTCAAGACCCGTCGTCGTTCAAGACTTTCCTTTCGCGCTCTGACATCCTGGTCGGGTCGCTCCCATCTACGCCTGCTACACGAGGGATGCTCACTCGCGAACACCTCGCTCAGCTTCCCCCTCGCGCGCTGTTCATCAACGTCAGGCCCGGCGACCTCGTGTTCTCTgacgccatcctcgccgccctcgacgcagAGAACGGTCTCTTCGGCGCCGGGCTTGACGTCACGGACCCCGAGCCGCTGCCGGCTGGGCATGCGCTCTTCACCCACCCGCGGGCTGTGATCACGCCGCACTCGAGCGCTGACGTCGAGGGGTACTATGACGCTGGCGGCGAGTTACGTGTCGAGAACATTGAGAACATGCGCCGCGGAGGAACGCCATacaacgtcgtcgacccCGTAAAGGGCTACTAG
- the SEC61 gene encoding uncharacterized protein (Plug domain of Sec61p) translates to MGSFRLLELVRPFMSILPEVTAPERKVTFQHKILWTATTLLIFLVCAQVPLYGIMSSDSADPLYWMRVIMASNRGTLMELGVTPVVTSGMIMQLLAGAQLIEVDYSLKDDRALFSAGQKLFALIIALGQATVYVLTGLYGAPSSLGAGVCLLLILQLVAASLIVILLDELLTKGYGLGSGISLFIATNTCESIIWKCFSPNTVNTGHGPEFEGAIVALFHLVFTMNNKTRALKEAFYRERLPNMMNVIATVIVFAAVIYLQGFRVEIPIKSSKMRGQRGTYPIKLFYTSNMPIMLESALTSNVYLVSRMLYDRFPDNLFVRLLGVWEPVEESTQLEAISGISYYMSAPHSLKEALIDPFHTVVYLTFIVTACAMFSKTWIEVSGSGPRDVAKQLKDQSMTLAGHRDASIYKELKRVIPTAAAFGGAVLGLLSFGADMLGALGSGTGILMAVTIIYGYFELGVKENAGMDAAGLQDMLF, encoded by the exons ATGGGTAGTT TCCgactcctcgagctcgtccgcccGTTCATGAGCATCCTCCCAGAGGTTACTGCTCCTGAGCGCAAGGTCACTTTCCAGCACAAGATTCTGTGGACGGCCACTACActcctcatcttcctcgtGTGCGCCCAGGTGCCGCTGTACGGCATCATGTCAAGCGACTCGGCCGACCCGCTCTACTGGATGCGTGTCATCATGGCCAGTAACCGTGGCACGCTCATGGAGCTCGGTGTCACTCCCGTTGTTACCTCGGGCATGATCATGCAGCTGCTCGCCGGCGCACAGctcatcgaggtcgactacagcctcaaggacgaccGCGCCCTCTTCAGCGCTGGTCAGAAGC TCTTTGCCCTTATTATCGCCCTTGGCCAGGCTACCGTCTACGTCCTCACCGGCCTGTACGGTGCTCCCTCGAGCCTCGGCGCTGGTGTctgtctcctcctcatccttcaGCTCGTTGCTGCGTCGCTCAttgtcatcctcctcgacgagctcctcaccAAGGGCTACGGTCTTGGCTCGGGTATCTCTCTCTTCATCGCCACCAACACTTGCGAGTCAATCATCTGGAAGTGCTTCAGCCCCAACACGGTCAACACGGGCCATGGGCCCGAGTTTGAGGGCGCTATCGTCGCTCTCTTCCACCTCGTCTTCACGATGAACAACAAGACCCGCGCACTCAAGGAGGCCTTCTaccgcgagcgcctgcCGAACATGATGAACGTTATTGCGACCGTCATTGtcttcgccgccgtcaTCTACCTCCAGGGCTTCCGCGTCGAGATCCCCATCAAGAGCTCCAAGATGCGCGGCCAGCGCGGCACTTACCCCATCAAGCTGTTCTACACCTCCAACATGCCCATTATGCTCGAGTCGGCGCTCACCTCGAACGTCTACCTTGTCTCGCGTATGCTCTATGACCGTTTCCCCGACAACCTCTTTGttcgcctcctcggcgtctgggagcccgtcgaggagagcacccagctcgaggccatctCGGGCATCTCTTACTACATGTCGGCGCCTCACAGCCTCAAGGAGGCCCTCATCGACCCCTTCCACACTGTCGTCTACCTCACCTTCATTGTCACTGCCTGCGCTATGTTCTCCAAGACGTGGATCGAGgtctcgggctcgggcccgcgcgacgtcgccaagcagctcaaggaccaGAGCATGACGCTCGCTGGGCACCGCGACGCCTCGATCTacaaggagctcaagcgcgtcatccccaccgccgccgcgttTGGCGGTGCTGTCCTTGGTCTCCTCTCGTTCGGTGCCGACATGCTCGGAGCCCTCGGCTCGGGCACCGGTATCCTCATGGCCGTTACCATCATCTACGGCTACTTTGAGCTCGGCGTAAAGGAGAACGCTGGCATGGACGCTGCCGGTCTCCAGGACATGC tcTTCTAA
- a CDS encoding uncharacterized protein (HpcH/HpaI aldolase/citrate lyase family) yields the protein MLSFVPRAVSAPRAARAMSTIVRSELPPVLRRAMLYGLLVRTAQLTSVPGSNPRMIEKSLSSPADSVAYDLEDAVAPSAKPEARRLVAELLDSDRRPAGEVVARINAVGTGFEVDDLDTILRARHVQAIALPKTNDPEHLEWVVSRIQALCPPDKQAGRENAVRIIGMIESAEAMLRIHEIAAAARGHLDALLFAAEDYCADVGIVRTPGRSELLYPRAKLVTTARAFGLGSLDLVCVNFKDPEALRIESEEGMRLGFTGKQAIHPAQIDVIQAAYAPSEAAIRKAARVKFSFELHDSKGTGAYALDGVMIDAPVYKQAQNTLRLAQAAGLPIPNITEKDIS from the exons ATGCTCTCCTTTGTCCCTCGTGCCGTATCTGcaccgcgcgccgcgcgtgcCATGTCCACCATCGTGCGCAGCGAGCTGCCACCCGTCCTCCGTCGCGCCATGCTGTATG GGCTGCTCGTCCGCACGGCACAGCTAACCTCTGTCCCCGGCTCGAACCCGCGCATGATTGAGAAGTCGctgtcctcgcccgccgaCTCGGTCGCCtacgacctcgaggacgctgTCGCACCCTccgccaagcccgaggcgcgccgccttgTAGCCGAGCTGCTAGACAGCGACCGCCGCCCTgctggcgaggtcgtcgcgcgcatcAATGCTGTCGGCACTGGATTCGAGgtggacgacctcgacacaatcctgcgcgcgcggcacgTTCAAGCGATCGCGCTGCCCAAGACCAACGACCCCGAGCACCTCGAGTGGGTCGTGTCGCGCATTCAGGCACTCTGTCCGCCCGATAAGCAGGCCGGGCGGGAGAACGCCGTCCGCATCATCGGGATGATTGAGAGCGCAGAGGCCATGCTGCGCATCCACGAGATCGCCGCTGCTGCACGGGGacacctcgacgcgctgctgTTTGCTGCTGAAGACT acTGTGCTGACGTGGGTATTGTGCGCACTCCCGGGCGCAGCGAACTGCTGTATCCGCGGGCCAAGCTCGTTACTACCGCTCGCGCGTTTGGTCTCGGctcgctcgacctcgtgtGTGTCAACTTCAAGGACCCTGAAGCACTGCGCatcgagagcgaggagggcatgCGGCTGGGATTCACTGGCAAG CAAGCAATTCACCCTGCCCAAATCGATGTCATCCAGGCGGCGTACGCGCCGTCTGAGGCCG CTATTCGTAAGGCCGCCCGAGTCAAGTTCAGCTTTGAGCTGCATGACTCAAAGGGTACCGGCGCTTACGCGCTTGACGGTGTCATGATCGATGCGCCAGTGTACAAGCAGGCGCAGAACACACTGCGTCTTGCCCAGGCCGCCGGGCTACCCATTCCCAACATCACTGAGAAGGACATCAGCTAG